A stretch of the Phycisphaerae bacterium genome encodes the following:
- the ilvE gene encoding branched-chain-amino-acid transaminase gives MALKIWINNGLVDEKDAKISVFDHGLLYGDGVFEGIRIYGSKIFELDAHLKRLYESAKVIRLDIGMTVQQLARATEETVRANGIVDGYIRLVVTRGVGTLGINPFTCEKSQIIIIADKIQLYPQDLYEKGLRVICACTIRNHPLAIPPQVKSLNYLNNILAKIEAIDAGVPEAIMFNHEGFVAEASGDNVFVVRNGVLCSPPIQAGSLEGVTRAVVMSLAAQEKIEVVQKNLTRFDLYVADELFLTGTAAEVIGVVEIDGRKISDGKPGPVTKMLRKKFFEYANGRSK, from the coding sequence ATGGCTTTAAAAATATGGATTAACAATGGACTCGTAGATGAGAAGGACGCGAAAATAAGCGTTTTCGACCATGGTCTGCTTTACGGCGACGGTGTCTTCGAGGGTATTCGCATCTACGGCTCGAAAATCTTCGAACTTGACGCTCATCTTAAAAGGCTTTATGAGTCCGCGAAAGTCATACGGCTCGATATCGGTATGACCGTTCAGCAGCTTGCCAGGGCCACAGAGGAAACTGTCAGGGCGAACGGAATCGTCGACGGCTATATCCGGCTTGTTGTTACAAGAGGCGTCGGCACGCTCGGCATTAATCCTTTTACCTGTGAAAAATCGCAGATAATTATCATTGCCGATAAAATCCAGCTTTATCCGCAGGACCTCTATGAGAAAGGCTTGAGAGTCATCTGCGCCTGTACGATTCGCAATCATCCTCTTGCGATTCCGCCGCAGGTCAAGAGTCTCAACTATCTCAATAATATTCTGGCCAAGATTGAAGCAATCGATGCCGGCGTACCCGAAGCCATTATGTTTAATCACGAAGGTTTCGTCGCCGAAGCTTCAGGCGATAATGTTTTCGTTGTCAGGAACGGTGTTCTCTGTTCTCCGCCGATTCAGGCCGGTTCTCTCGAGGGCGTTACAAGAGCCGTTGTTATGAGTCTGGCAGCACAGGAAAAAATCGAAGTCGTTCAGAAAAATCTGACACGATTCGACCTTTACGTCGCTGACGAGCTTTTCCTTACCGGCACAGCCGCCGAGGTTATCGGCGTCGTTGAAATCGACGGCAGGAAAATTTCTGATGGAAAACCGGGACCGGTTACGAAGATGCTTCGCAAAAAATTCTTCGAGTACGCTAACGGCCGGTCGAAATAA
- a CDS encoding ABC transporter ATP-binding protein, protein MIENNYILTCRDIFKSYRMGAVNLEVLKGVDLNVEKGEFIAVKGASGSGKSTLLHILGALDKPDKGSVFFQKKNISAFSGRKINEFRNKKIGFVFQFYHLLDELTVLQNVLIAPMVQSGTIGWLLHSAKAKKAAWRLLDELGLAARAEHRPYQLSGGERQRVAIARALINEPDIILADEPTGNLDSGTGNDILKIFEKLHSSGQTIVMVTHDDRIAEKASRIIRLADGRIAAA, encoded by the coding sequence ATGATTGAAAACAATTACATATTAACCTGTCGGGATATTTTTAAATCTTACAGAATGGGTGCCGTTAATCTGGAGGTTCTTAAGGGTGTGGACCTCAACGTTGAGAAAGGTGAATTTATCGCTGTTAAAGGCGCTTCGGGTAGCGGCAAGAGTACGCTTTTGCATATACTCGGCGCACTCGATAAGCCCGATAAAGGCAGCGTTTTCTTTCAGAAAAAAAACATTTCGGCTTTCAGCGGCAGAAAAATAAACGAATTCAGGAACAAAAAAATAGGTTTTGTGTTTCAGTTTTATCATTTGCTTGACGAATTAACAGTATTGCAGAATGTTTTAATTGCCCCGATGGTGCAATCCGGCACAATCGGCTGGCTTCTCCATTCGGCAAAGGCTAAAAAAGCGGCCTGGCGGCTTTTGGACGAGCTTGGGCTTGCCGCCCGTGCCGAACACAGGCCTTATCAACTCTCCGGCGGCGAACGCCAGAGGGTCGCTATCGCAAGGGCACTGATAAACGAGCCGGATATTATCCTGGCCGACGAGCCGACAGGAAACCTTGACTCTGGGACAGGAAATGATATTCTAAAGATCTTTGAAAAACTGCACAGTTCCGGCCAGACGATTGTAATGGTTACTCACGATGACCGGATTGCGGAAAAGGCATCAAGGATAATAAGACTCGCCGACGGCAGAATCGCTGCGGCATAA
- a CDS encoding FtsX-like permease family protein yields the protein MYDVILPLKLFKSSRLTILAVAAVAVCVFVVIVVMTVMNGLTVDFIDKNHEFFSDCIISTDSLVGFGHYDEFITSLRSSDFIESATPVINTFGLVKSDSSGKNAALSLMGIALDSHIKTTNFAQSLYYRKEKPLLAFEPSYNSELPGCIIGVDLLVERDQWGNYQQWMTLPRWSYGITCFPLTPKGTLVRTGTSVSANTRTFYYSDNSNSGLAKIDSTVVYLPFEQLQSMTGMNIGPKRAGAIFIKFKKGADFNKSVEKTTALWKDFVGRKSGSELADLFKTVNVQDFKSYRRESIAPMEKERAMLLLLFLLVGLITVFIIFVIFYMIVGGKSRDIGILKSIGASRFGIMRVFLRYAVLTGIVGAAVGIAAALVFLDNINGLEDWLYVKFGFQMWNREIYAIGDIPNNPGFALPIEVAAAAVIACLLGAMLPTIRAARQNCVDILRVNQI from the coding sequence ATGTACGATGTAATACTGCCGTTGAAACTATTCAAGTCCAGCAGGCTGACCATTCTTGCGGTCGCAGCGGTAGCGGTCTGTGTTTTCGTTGTCATCGTGGTAATGACAGTTATGAACGGCCTGACGGTCGACTTCATCGATAAGAATCACGAATTTTTCTCCGATTGCATTATCTCAACGGATTCGCTTGTCGGATTCGGCCATTATGATGAGTTTATAACTTCTTTGCGGTCATCCGATTTTATCGAAAGCGCAACGCCTGTCATAAACACCTTCGGTCTTGTCAAGTCGGACTCTTCCGGTAAAAATGCCGCCCTTAGTCTTATGGGTATTGCCCTTGATTCTCATATAAAGACAACGAATTTTGCGCAAAGCCTTTACTATCGCAAAGAAAAACCGCTGCTTGCTTTCGAACCTTCGTATAATTCTGAACTGCCGGGCTGCATAATCGGCGTTGACCTTCTTGTTGAACGCGACCAGTGGGGCAACTATCAGCAGTGGATGACTCTGCCGAGATGGTCTTATGGTATTACCTGTTTTCCGCTTACGCCAAAAGGAACGCTTGTCAGAACCGGAACCTCAGTTTCCGCAAACACGAGAACCTTTTATTACAGCGATAATTCCAACTCCGGTCTTGCCAAAATTGATAGTACGGTTGTTTATCTGCCGTTCGAGCAGCTTCAGTCTATGACGGGTATGAACATCGGCCCAAAGAGAGCCGGTGCGATATTCATAAAATTCAAAAAAGGCGCCGACTTCAACAAGTCCGTCGAAAAAACAACGGCTTTATGGAAAGACTTTGTCGGGCGAAAGTCTGGTTCGGAACTTGCCGACCTTTTTAAAACCGTAAACGTACAGGACTTCAAGAGTTACCGCAGAGAATCGATCGCTCCAATGGAAAAAGAACGGGCGATGTTGCTTTTGCTTTTTCTGCTTGTCGGCCTGATTACGGTCTTTATTATTTTCGTTATTTTCTATATGATTGTAGGCGGCAAGAGCAGAGATATCGGCATATTGAAAAGTATCGGTGCTTCCCGGTTCGGCATTATGCGGGTCTTTTTGCGATATGCGGTTTTGACCGGCATTGTCGGTGCGGCGGTCGGCATTGCCGCGGCGCTGGTGTTCCTGGACAATATTAACGGCCTCGAAGACTGGCTGTATGTCAAATTCGGCTTCCAGATGTGGAACAGGGAAATTTACGCGATAGGCGATATACCAAATAATCCCGGCTTCGCCCTGCCGATTGAGGTGGCCGCGGCAGCGGTTATTGCCTGCCTGCTCGGCGCGATGCTGCCGACAATCAGGGCCGCCAGACAAAACTGTGTCGATATTTTGAGAGTGAATCAAATATGA
- a CDS encoding FtsX-like permease family protein: protein MLKFFLALRYLKKRKIVFLSIAAVTLSTALLVTVASLFTAFIGAIELSSSEYLGDIVLEPPARFSNYDILIEKLCSAEEIDSATPILSTNGLVHLGAGNVKAVTIWGIEPVSRCRVTNFKNNLLRQKNSLSVPEFNYGDENPDSTGIPIFIGIAAILEPDPITDRYDFPLAEDFIGKKAVITIGTTESENNEPVNLARSRSAQAVISDIVFTSVYDIDKRFVFMPIDALAGLLFPSDKQNKAADIIHIKCAAGFNPSQSIEVVRKIWSDFASEQLNWPAYHIADTEILTSVQKQAEYTAELRKQMGVLLLIFGIISGGIVVLVFCIFYMIVKAKQKDLAIIKAIGGSSADITSIFLLFGLFIGLIGASAGVAVGFVVTSNVNAVEQFVGRLFGLKLWSSSIYMFTKIPNHFDWSWAIIFFIAAVAASVLGAVLPSIVAAMTSPVKILRYE, encoded by the coding sequence ATGCTCAAATTTTTTTTGGCACTGCGGTATCTTAAAAAACGAAAAATCGTTTTTCTCAGCATCGCCGCGGTAACACTTTCGACCGCGCTGCTTGTTACGGTGGCAAGTCTTTTCACCGCTTTTATCGGGGCGATTGAACTCAGTTCATCGGAATACCTTGGCGATATCGTTCTTGAGCCGCCCGCGAGATTTTCCAATTACGATATTCTTATCGAGAAACTGTGCTCGGCCGAAGAAATAGACTCTGCCACGCCGATACTTTCCACAAACGGCCTTGTACATCTCGGCGCAGGAAATGTAAAAGCCGTTACTATCTGGGGCATAGAACCGGTCAGCCGCTGCCGGGTTACAAATTTCAAAAACAATCTGTTGAGACAGAAAAATTCTCTTTCGGTGCCGGAATTTAATTACGGCGATGAAAATCCCGATTCGACCGGGATACCAATCTTTATAGGCATCGCCGCCATTTTGGAGCCGGACCCCATAACCGACCGCTACGATTTTCCCCTTGCAGAAGATTTTATCGGGAAAAAAGCCGTAATAACCATCGGCACAACCGAAAGTGAAAATAATGAACCTGTAAATTTAGCCCGTTCCCGCTCGGCCCAGGCGGTTATTTCCGATATAGTCTTTACGTCGGTTTATGACATAGACAAGAGATTTGTTTTTATGCCGATAGACGCACTGGCCGGCCTTTTATTTCCTTCGGACAAACAGAATAAGGCAGCGGATATTATTCATATCAAATGCGCCGCAGGATTTAATCCGTCGCAATCCATCGAAGTTGTTCGTAAGATATGGTCCGATTTCGCATCGGAGCAGCTTAATTGGCCGGCATATCACATCGCCGATACCGAGATTTTGACATCCGTTCAAAAACAGGCCGAATATACCGCGGAACTTCGCAAACAGATGGGCGTTCTTCTTTTGATATTCGGAATCATAAGCGGCGGCATTGTCGTTCTTGTGTTCTGCATTTTCTATATGATAGTCAAGGCGAAACAAAAGGACCTTGCGATTATAAAAGCCATCGGCGGTTCATCTGCCGACATTACCTCTATATTTTTATTGTTCGGTCTTTTCATCGGCCTTATCGGCGCTTCTGCCGGAGTGGCCGTTGGTTTTGTCGTTACCAGTAATGTAAACGCCGTCGAACAGTTTGTCGGCCGGCTCTTCGGCCTTAAACTGTGGAGCAGCAGCATTTATATGTTTACAAAAATCCCGAACCATTTCGACTGGTCATGGGCGATAATTTTCTTTATTGCCGCTGTCGCCGCTTCGGTTCTCGGCGCTGTACTGCCTTCGATAGTCGCGGCAATGACTTCGCCGGTAAAGATTCTAAGGTACGAATAA
- the lysS gene encoding lysine--tRNA ligase gives MMEQEDIGKLEKQRMEKLQRIKQLGVDPYGGRFDNVETVESVRAKFDEKIQPPQRATCAGRIVLLRDIGKLIFITLRDSSGTIQLGLSKKLLESQWELIKLVELGDTIGAQGQLGLTKTGELTIWADKITILAKSLLQPPEKFHGLSDTDLRYRQRYVDLWANPEVMQRFKKRLAIVSTIRAFLQEKGFYEVETPMMQTIAGGAAAKPFITHHNALDIDLYLRIAPELFLKRLLVGGIEKVFEINRNFRNEGLSPRHNPEFTMMEIYQAYADYNIMMELTESLIGAAVEKHCESSKVQFGDHTIDFSRPWKRSSYSDLVGQYCGCDINDIADIRKKAKEAGIDETKMDDEVVTNKLFEEKVESHLVDPIFVIDYPGKLCPLTKRSKSNPELAERFELYAGTIEIANAYTELNDPTVQYENFTSQVKGAGEDEKTFRSLDEDFITALKYGMPPAGGLGIGIDRLIMLLTGTTNIKDVILFPLLKPEK, from the coding sequence ATGATGGAACAGGAAGATATCGGAAAACTTGAAAAACAGCGAATGGAGAAACTCCAGCGGATAAAACAGCTTGGAGTTGACCCGTACGGCGGACGTTTCGATAATGTCGAGACAGTAGAATCTGTCAGGGCTAAATTTGACGAGAAAATACAGCCGCCGCAAAGAGCGACCTGTGCCGGCAGGATAGTTCTTCTTCGCGATATCGGCAAATTAATATTTATAACTTTGCGCGACAGCAGCGGCACGATTCAGCTCGGTTTAAGCAAAAAACTTCTCGAAAGTCAGTGGGAACTTATCAAACTGGTCGAACTTGGCGATACAATCGGCGCCCAAGGTCAGCTTGGCCTTACGAAGACCGGCGAACTTACGATATGGGCGGACAAAATTACGATTCTGGCGAAATCACTGCTGCAGCCGCCTGAAAAATTCCACGGCCTTTCGGATACGGACCTTCGCTATCGTCAGCGGTATGTCGACCTCTGGGCAAATCCAGAGGTAATGCAGAGATTCAAAAAACGGCTTGCGATAGTATCGACGATTCGCGCTTTTCTGCAGGAAAAAGGTTTTTACGAAGTGGAAACGCCGATGATGCAGACCATCGCCGGCGGCGCAGCGGCAAAACCGTTCATTACTCATCACAACGCCCTTGATATCGATTTGTATCTTAGAATCGCACCGGAATTATTCCTGAAAAGACTTCTTGTCGGCGGCATTGAAAAGGTTTTCGAGATAAACCGTAATTTTCGCAACGAAGGTTTAAGCCCCCGCCACAATCCTGAATTTACAATGATGGAAATCTATCAAGCTTACGCCGACTATAATATAATGATGGAACTTACCGAATCTCTTATCGGCGCCGCTGTGGAAAAACACTGCGAAAGTTCGAAAGTTCAGTTCGGCGACCATACAATCGATTTTTCACGCCCGTGGAAGAGAAGTTCGTACTCAGACCTCGTCGGCCAGTATTGCGGCTGCGACATAAACGATATCGCGGACATTCGCAAAAAGGCGAAAGAGGCCGGCATCGACGAGACAAAAATGGACGATGAAGTCGTTACGAACAAACTTTTCGAGGAAAAGGTCGAATCGCATCTTGTTGACCCGATCTTTGTAATCGACTATCCCGGCAAACTTTGCCCGCTTACCAAGCGCAGCAAATCGAATCCTGAACTGGCCGAGCGGTTTGAGCTTTACGCTGGAACAATAGAGATTGCCAACGCCTATACGGAGCTTAACGACCCGACCGTACAGTATGAAAACTTTACGTCGCAGGTAAAAGGCGCCGGCGAAGACGAAAAAACCTTCCGCAGTCTCGATGAGGACTTTATAACGGCCCTGAAATACGGAATGCCTCCGGCCGGCGGACTTGGCATCGGAATCGACAGACTTATTATGCTGCTTACCGGCACGACAAATATAAAGGATGTAATCCTGTTTCCGTTATTGAAGCCGGAAAAATAA